Proteins from a single region of Nocardiopsis dassonvillei subsp. dassonvillei DSM 43111:
- a CDS encoding RidA family protein, translating to MSAVRLIRSQTLTEAVDYAYAATVRAPARVVWTAGACPLDGDGRTVAVGDYAGQAEQVMRNLRTALNDAGADLADVVKTTVYVASDRQEDLVAAWEVVRAHLGGHDAPSTLLGVAVLGYDDQLVEVEAVAVTG from the coding sequence ATGAGCGCCGTCCGACTGATCCGCAGCCAGACCCTGACCGAGGCCGTGGACTACGCCTACGCCGCCACGGTCCGGGCGCCCGCGCGCGTGGTGTGGACCGCGGGCGCCTGCCCGCTCGACGGGGACGGCCGCACCGTCGCGGTCGGCGACTACGCGGGCCAGGCCGAGCAGGTCATGCGCAACCTGCGCACCGCGCTGAACGACGCCGGAGCCGATCTGGCCGACGTCGTCAAGACCACGGTCTACGTCGCCTCCGACCGTCAGGAGGACCTGGTGGCGGCCTGGGAGGTGGTGCGCGCGCACCTGGGCGGGCACGACGCGCCCAGCACCCTGCTCGGGGTGGCCGTGCTCGGCTACGACGACCAGCTGGTCGAGGTGGAGGCGGTCGCCGTGACCGGCTGA
- the ddaH gene encoding dimethylargininase yields the protein MDGYTYYGVALMRRPGPDLARGAAPRTEVDPVLAARQYTIYQEAVASAGWRVCEVEPAPEHPDAVFVEDTVVVCEDLAVLTRPGARERRGEVEGVEAAVRRLGLRVARVEAPGTLDGGDVLQVGSTVYVGVGGRTDAEGAAQLEQLLKPLGREVVRVGMGAAPHLKSAVTALPDGTLVGLPELVEAGALPPVRRAAEERGAHVLPLGGRDVLVSAAAHETIHQLSADRWRVLPVDVSEFEKLEACVTCLSVLIPDRS from the coding sequence GTGGACGGATACACCTACTACGGGGTCGCCCTGATGCGCCGCCCCGGCCCCGACCTGGCACGGGGCGCCGCCCCCCGCACGGAGGTGGACCCGGTCCTGGCAGCGCGCCAGTACACGATCTACCAGGAGGCCGTCGCCTCGGCCGGGTGGCGGGTGTGCGAGGTCGAACCGGCGCCCGAGCACCCCGACGCGGTGTTCGTGGAGGACACCGTGGTGGTGTGCGAGGACCTGGCGGTCCTGACCCGCCCCGGCGCGCGTGAGCGCCGCGGCGAGGTGGAGGGGGTCGAGGCGGCGGTGCGCAGGCTCGGCCTGCGGGTGGCGCGGGTGGAGGCGCCCGGGACCCTGGACGGCGGTGACGTGCTCCAGGTGGGGTCGACCGTCTACGTGGGGGTGGGCGGGCGCACCGACGCCGAGGGCGCCGCCCAGCTCGAACAGCTGCTCAAGCCGCTGGGCCGGGAGGTCGTGCGCGTGGGTATGGGCGCGGCACCGCACCTGAAGTCGGCGGTGACCGCGCTGCCCGACGGCACGCTGGTGGGCCTGCCCGAGCTGGTGGAGGCCGGCGCGCTGCCTCCCGTGCGCCGTGCGGCCGAGGAGCGGGGCGCACACGTGCTGCCCCTGGGCGGACGCGACGTGCTGGTCAGCGCCGCCGCGCACGAGACGATCCACCAGCTGAGCGCCGACCGGTGGCGGGTGCTGCCGGTGGACGTCTCCGAGTTCGAGAAGCTGGAGGCGTGCGTGACCTGCCTGAGCGTCCTGATCCCCGACCGGTCCTGA
- a CDS encoding NAD(P)/FAD-dependent oxidoreductase: MDVIIVGGGIVGTSAAFHLARKGVSTALVDASHPGQATAAGLGVVFPWPLPWDEPPVWDFKARAAEHYPRLMAELAEDGQATGYEVVGGLSVDREGDDAGFDLLRNLSERPEFATMGAVERLAPGGPRERFPLLPEAYGGVFVEGMARLNGAAARVALFNAAEERGLRYFKGECRLLWDGRRVGGVRVGSEALEAPVVVVAAGAWSAGLLATAGVDLPVHPVRGQVTHFALPGRDTRAWPVVRFGERGYFVSAFGPDRVVTGGTWEPEAGFDRRVTASGLLHNLSTAVEVLPELADATVVETRVGLRPCTHDGRQLLGTVERLPGVVVATGLGGEGLTFGPFQGLVAARLAMGEDPGVDLSPFRPDRPMAPA, translated from the coding sequence ATGGACGTGATCATTGTCGGCGGCGGGATCGTGGGGACGAGCGCGGCGTTCCACCTGGCCAGGAAGGGCGTGTCCACCGCGCTGGTGGACGCCTCGCACCCCGGGCAGGCCACGGCCGCCGGGTTGGGGGTGGTCTTCCCCTGGCCGCTGCCGTGGGACGAGCCGCCGGTGTGGGACTTCAAGGCCCGCGCGGCCGAGCACTACCCGCGGCTGATGGCCGAGCTGGCCGAGGACGGCCAGGCCACCGGTTACGAGGTGGTCGGGGGCCTGTCCGTGGACCGGGAGGGCGACGACGCCGGGTTCGACCTGCTGCGCAACCTGTCCGAGCGCCCGGAGTTCGCGACGATGGGCGCGGTGGAGCGCCTGGCCCCGGGCGGGCCGCGCGAGCGGTTCCCGCTCCTGCCCGAAGCCTACGGCGGGGTGTTCGTGGAGGGCATGGCCCGGCTGAACGGGGCGGCGGCGCGGGTCGCCCTGTTCAACGCCGCCGAGGAGCGGGGACTGCGCTACTTCAAGGGGGAGTGCCGCCTGCTGTGGGACGGCCGCCGGGTGGGCGGTGTGCGGGTGGGGAGCGAGGCCCTGGAGGCGCCCGTGGTCGTGGTGGCCGCGGGCGCGTGGTCGGCCGGACTGCTGGCGACCGCCGGTGTGGACCTGCCCGTGCACCCGGTGCGCGGGCAGGTGACGCACTTCGCGCTGCCGGGGCGCGACACCCGCGCCTGGCCGGTGGTGCGGTTCGGCGAGCGCGGGTACTTCGTGTCGGCCTTCGGCCCCGACCGGGTGGTCACCGGCGGCACGTGGGAACCGGAGGCCGGGTTCGACCGGCGGGTGACGGCGTCGGGCCTGCTGCACAACCTCTCCACCGCGGTCGAGGTGCTGCCCGAACTGGCGGACGCCACGGTGGTGGAGACGCGGGTGGGGCTGCGGCCGTGCACGCACGACGGACGGCAGCTGTTGGGGACCGTGGAACGGCTGCCCGGTGTGGTGGTGGCGACCGGGCTGGGCGGCGAGGGGCTGACCTTCGGGCCCTTCCAGGGGCTGGTCGCCGCCCGGCTGGCCATGGGGGAGGACCCCGGCGTGGACCTGTCCCCCTTCCGGCCCGACCGGCCCATGGCCCCCGCCTGA
- a CDS encoding YiaA/YiaB family inner membrane protein, which yields MNPYTPQPRSTPQFFLQSVLSFGAASVGVGAGIVYLPVDLWIRAFLGLGLLYVVTSTFTLAKCVRDRQEDALAAEAAQNYQQIPVWNAEQPVPRS from the coding sequence ATGAACCCCTACACCCCCCAGCCCCGGTCCACCCCGCAGTTCTTCCTCCAGTCCGTCCTGTCCTTCGGCGCGGCGTCGGTCGGAGTGGGCGCGGGGATCGTCTACCTCCCCGTCGACCTGTGGATCCGGGCCTTCCTCGGCCTGGGCCTGCTCTACGTGGTCACGTCCACGTTCACCCTGGCCAAGTGCGTGCGCGACCGGCAGGAGGACGCGCTGGCCGCCGAGGCCGCCCAGAACTACCAGCAGATCCCCGTCTGGAACGCGGAGCAGCCCGTCCCGCGCTCCTGA
- the bioB gene encoding biotin synthase BioB, producing the protein MTTFLPLAEKALRRETPTRAELLGVLSSSDDDLMDLVAAAFRVRRRYFERRVKLNYLVNVKSGLCPEDCSYCSQRLGSDAGIVRYTWLRPDQTREAASHGVRAGATRVCLVASGRGPTDRDVERLAPAIEGIKSEHPGVEVCACLGLLSEGQADRLRRAGADAYNHNLNTSEERYADICTTHAFADRVDTVTRAKQAGLSPCSGLIAGMRESDDDLVDALFALRELEPDSVPVNFLMPFEGTPLEGTWELTPQRCLRVLAAARFVFPDVEVRLAGGREIHLRSLQPLALHIANSVFLGDYLTSEGQAGRADLEMIEDAGFTVQGAGEPTLPRERHDLLRPRRRGAGTALPPNA; encoded by the coding sequence GTGACCACATTCCTTCCCCTGGCCGAGAAGGCCCTTCGCCGCGAGACGCCCACCCGCGCCGAACTCCTCGGAGTTCTGAGCAGCTCCGACGACGACCTGATGGACCTGGTCGCCGCGGCCTTCCGCGTCCGACGGCGTTACTTCGAGCGCCGCGTCAAGCTCAACTACCTCGTGAACGTCAAGAGCGGACTGTGCCCGGAGGACTGCTCCTACTGCTCCCAGCGCCTGGGCTCCGACGCCGGAATCGTCAGGTACACCTGGCTCAGGCCCGACCAGACCCGCGAGGCCGCCTCCCACGGGGTGAGGGCGGGCGCCACCCGGGTCTGCCTGGTGGCCAGCGGGCGCGGCCCCACCGACCGCGACGTGGAACGGCTGGCCCCCGCCATCGAGGGCATCAAGAGCGAGCACCCCGGCGTGGAGGTGTGCGCCTGCCTGGGTCTGCTCTCCGAGGGCCAGGCCGACCGGCTGCGCCGGGCCGGGGCCGACGCCTACAACCACAACCTCAACACCTCGGAGGAGCGCTACGCCGACATCTGCACCACCCACGCGTTCGCCGACCGGGTGGACACCGTGACCCGGGCGAAGCAAGCGGGCCTGTCCCCCTGCTCCGGGCTGATCGCCGGGATGCGGGAGAGCGACGACGACCTGGTCGACGCCCTGTTCGCGCTGCGCGAACTGGAACCGGACTCGGTGCCGGTCAACTTCCTCATGCCCTTCGAGGGCACCCCGCTGGAGGGCACCTGGGAGCTGACCCCGCAGCGGTGCCTGCGCGTCCTGGCCGCCGCCCGGTTCGTCTTCCCCGACGTGGAGGTGCGCCTGGCGGGCGGCCGCGAGATCCACCTGCGCTCCCTCCAGCCGCTGGCGCTGCACATCGCCAACTCGGTGTTCCTGGGCGACTACCTCACCAGCGAGGGACAGGCGGGCCGGGCCGACCTGGAGATGATCGAGGACGCCGGTTTCACCGTGCAGGGCGCGGGCGAGCCCACCCTGCCCAGGGAGCGCCACGACCTGCTCAGGCCGCGCCGGAGGGGCGCCGGAACCGCTCTTCCGCCCAACGCCTGA
- a CDS encoding phosphotransferase, translated as MTTHGTDITEDLVRDLLRERHPDLADLPLRLGARGWDNQVWRLGDDLAVRLPWATRSADALLRKEHTWLPALAPLLPLPVPVPQRLTEPSARFPRPWLVTTWVPGEPADRAPATRAEEAAATLAAFLTALHHPAPDDAPTGRDRGNPLAETAEDFTRGLAAAVERGLVRDPDAVRAVWEDAVAAPEWAGPRVWLHGDLHPANVLTTGGDLSGVIDFGDLFAGDPACDLAAAWILLPDGAADLFHAAYRPGPDAATLRRARGWAVLRALSGIHIGDAGVHGRPGGKATWGPPAHASLRRLTASLQR; from the coding sequence ATGACAACCCACGGAACGGACATCACCGAGGACCTGGTCCGGGACCTGCTGCGCGAGCGGCACCCCGACCTGGCGGACCTGCCCCTCAGACTCGGAGCGCGCGGCTGGGACAACCAGGTGTGGCGGCTCGGCGACGACCTCGCCGTCCGGCTGCCCTGGGCGACGCGGTCCGCGGACGCGCTGCTGCGCAAGGAACACACCTGGCTGCCCGCCCTCGCCCCGCTCCTTCCCCTGCCGGTCCCCGTCCCGCAGCGCCTCACCGAGCCCTCCGCACGGTTCCCGCGGCCCTGGCTCGTCACCACCTGGGTGCCCGGCGAACCCGCCGACCGCGCCCCCGCGACGCGCGCCGAGGAGGCCGCCGCCACCCTGGCCGCCTTCCTGACGGCCCTGCACCACCCCGCCCCGGACGACGCGCCGACGGGCCGGGACCGGGGGAACCCGCTGGCCGAGACCGCCGAGGACTTCACCCGAGGACTCGCCGCGGCCGTCGAACGGGGTCTGGTCCGCGACCCGGACGCCGTCCGCGCGGTCTGGGAGGACGCCGTCGCCGCGCCCGAGTGGGCGGGCCCGCGGGTGTGGCTCCACGGCGACCTGCACCCTGCCAACGTCCTGACCACGGGCGGCGACCTCTCGGGCGTGATCGACTTCGGCGACCTCTTCGCCGGTGACCCCGCCTGCGACCTCGCCGCCGCGTGGATCCTGCTGCCGGACGGCGCCGCCGACCTCTTCCACGCCGCCTACCGGCCGGGCCCGGACGCCGCGACCCTGCGCCGCGCCCGCGGCTGGGCGGTGCTGCGCGCCCTCAGCGGTATCCACATCGGGGACGCCGGGGTCCACGGCCGCCCCGGCGGCAAGGCCACCTGGGGACCGCCCGCCCACGCCTCGTTGCGGCGCCTCACCGCGTCGCTCCAGCGGTGA
- a CDS encoding TetR/AcrR family transcriptional regulator, with amino-acid sequence MADVTPPAGQRPYHHGNLRSAILDAAARQLREHGADQLSLRDLAREVGVSHAAPRRHFADRQALLDALAEAGFVRLGEALRTALAEAGDAFDVRVHGAVLAFARFATENAALLELMNSGKHRPGATRLVEAAEAAFGQVSELIEEGQERGALEHGDPERIGIILYATVQGIATMVNGGMIDADRLDGLVETAVEQFLRGARPHGR; translated from the coding sequence ATGGCGGACGTGACCCCACCCGCCGGGCAGCGCCCCTACCACCACGGCAACCTCCGCAGCGCGATCCTCGACGCCGCCGCGCGCCAGCTGCGCGAGCACGGAGCGGACCAGCTCTCCCTGCGGGACCTGGCCAGGGAGGTCGGCGTGAGCCACGCCGCGCCGCGGAGGCACTTCGCCGACCGGCAGGCGCTCCTCGACGCCCTGGCCGAGGCGGGGTTCGTCCGGTTGGGCGAGGCGCTGCGCACCGCGCTGGCGGAGGCCGGGGACGCGTTCGACGTACGGGTGCACGGGGCCGTGCTGGCCTTTGCCCGTTTCGCCACCGAGAACGCCGCGCTGCTCGAACTGATGAACTCCGGCAAACACCGGCCGGGAGCCACACGGCTCGTCGAGGCGGCCGAGGCCGCCTTCGGGCAGGTCAGCGAGCTGATCGAGGAGGGCCAGGAGCGCGGCGCGCTCGAACACGGCGACCCCGAGCGCATCGGGATCATCCTGTACGCGACCGTGCAGGGCATCGCGACGATGGTCAACGGCGGCATGATCGACGCGGACAGGCTCGACGGGCTGGTCGAGACCGCGGTCGAGCAGTTCCTGCGGGGCGCCCGCCCCCACGGCCGGTAA
- a CDS encoding oxidoreductase, producing the protein MPPLSVEDVPSMTGRTAVVTGANSGIGRVTARVLAERGARVLLAVRDLDRGRAAAATMAGDVEVRELDLADLSSIRAFARRLTEPVDLLVNNAGLSLPPLSRTADGFESQFGTNHLGHFALTNLLLPRIRGRVVTVASLAHLIGSIDFADLNWERKPYRAYPAYGQSKLANLLFASELQRRLAEAGSPVTSTAAHPGISATNLMRTEGRGLWLRASQALIGLVTQSAEQGALPTLYAATADVPGDSYAGPRRMMGLRGAPKLVPRAAKARDVDAARRLWRASEELTGVAFPLRTPHTA; encoded by the coding sequence ATGCCACCGTTGTCCGTCGAAGACGTCCCTTCCATGACCGGCCGCACCGCCGTCGTCACCGGCGCGAACAGCGGGATCGGACGCGTCACCGCCCGCGTCCTCGCCGAACGCGGCGCCCGGGTCCTGCTCGCCGTCCGCGACCTCGACAGGGGCCGCGCCGCCGCCGCGACGATGGCCGGTGACGTCGAGGTCCGCGAACTCGACCTCGCCGACCTGTCCTCGATACGGGCGTTCGCGCGGCGGCTCACCGAGCCCGTCGACCTGCTCGTCAACAACGCCGGCCTGTCGCTCCCGCCGTTGTCCCGCACCGCCGACGGTTTCGAGTCGCAGTTCGGGACCAACCACCTCGGCCACTTCGCGCTCACGAACCTGCTGCTGCCGCGGATCCGGGGAAGGGTCGTCACGGTGGCCTCGCTCGCGCACCTGATCGGCTCGATCGACTTCGCCGACCTCAACTGGGAGCGCAAGCCCTACCGGGCCTATCCCGCCTACGGCCAGTCCAAACTCGCCAACCTCCTGTTCGCCTCGGAACTCCAGCGGCGCCTCGCCGAGGCCGGTTCCCCGGTGACATCGACGGCCGCCCACCCCGGAATCTCCGCCACGAACCTGATGAGGACGGAGGGGCGCGGCCTGTGGCTGCGGGCGAGCCAGGCACTGATCGGTCTGGTCACGCAGAGCGCGGAACAGGGCGCCCTGCCCACGCTCTACGCCGCCACGGCGGACGTCCCCGGCGACAGCTACGCCGGTCCCCGCCGCATGATGGGGCTCCGGGGCGCACCGAAGCTGGTCCCACGCGCGGCGAAGGCGCGCGACGTCGACGCCGCGCGCCGACTGTGGCGGGCCTCCGAGGAACTCACCGGAGTGGCCTTTCCGCTGAGGACACCTCACACCGCCTGA
- a CDS encoding nuclear transport factor 2 family protein produces MNPTVHRLRRRRHRRAPGKERPLTRTHHTRPHDAELRRLLDRAEISEVQTRYATGTDSRDWELFRSCFTDEVEVDFGEGFGPPAVRLTADAWVAGTAPRTESFQAAQHMRTNHVVTFDGDDHATCMAHVRASHHLPNSLGDSDRAGEDVKRTGSPAP; encoded by the coding sequence ATGAACCCGACCGTTCACCGACTCCGCCGCCGTCGACACCGGCGCGCCCCAGGAAAGGAACGTCCCCTGACGCGGACACACCACACGCGGCCCCACGACGCCGAACTCAGGCGTCTGCTGGACCGGGCCGAGATCAGCGAGGTCCAGACCCGCTACGCCACCGGAACCGACTCCCGTGACTGGGAGCTGTTCCGCTCCTGCTTCACGGACGAGGTCGAGGTCGACTTCGGCGAGGGCTTCGGCCCGCCGGCCGTACGCCTCACCGCCGACGCGTGGGTCGCGGGTACCGCGCCGCGGACGGAGTCCTTCCAGGCCGCGCAGCACATGCGCACGAACCACGTGGTCACCTTCGACGGGGACGACCACGCCACGTGTATGGCCCACGTGCGGGCGAGCCACCACCTGCCCAACAGCCTGGGCGACAGCGACCGGGCGGGAGAGGATGTCAAACGAACCGGTTCGCCCGCACCCTGA
- a CDS encoding HAD family hydrolase: MTVLFDLFGVLARHQSEEGRDRLVRIAGAPAPAFWEAYWARRQPYDRADVSAAEYWRGVGEDLGTRFDGERISALVEADVASWSAVDETMVALVGELAASGRRIGLLSNIPEELAAHYEAHHPWLDRFHVRAFSCRIRRAKPEPGAYRWCQEALGVEPGRILFVDDREENVRAAEALGMGGHVFTAADGFREGLARWESAPAG; encoded by the coding sequence TTGACCGTGCTCTTCGACCTGTTCGGCGTCCTTGCCCGCCACCAGTCCGAGGAGGGCAGGGACCGGTTGGTCCGGATCGCGGGCGCACCAGCCCCGGCCTTCTGGGAGGCGTACTGGGCGCGGCGCCAGCCCTACGACCGCGCGGACGTGAGCGCCGCCGAGTACTGGCGCGGCGTGGGCGAGGACCTGGGCACGCGCTTCGACGGGGAGCGCATCTCCGCGCTCGTCGAGGCCGACGTCGCCAGCTGGAGCGCCGTGGACGAGACTATGGTCGCGCTGGTCGGGGAGCTCGCGGCCTCCGGCCGGCGGATCGGGCTGCTGTCCAACATCCCCGAGGAGTTGGCCGCCCACTACGAGGCGCACCACCCCTGGCTCGACCGCTTCCACGTGCGCGCCTTCTCCTGCCGTATCCGCCGAGCCAAGCCCGAACCGGGCGCCTACCGGTGGTGCCAGGAGGCCCTGGGCGTGGAGCCGGGGCGCATCCTCTTCGTCGACGACCGCGAGGAGAACGTCCGGGCCGCCGAGGCGCTGGGCATGGGCGGCCACGTGTTCACCGCCGCCGACGGGTTCCGCGAGGGCCTCGCGCGCTGGGAGTCCGCTCCGGCGGGCTGA
- a CDS encoding sugar porter family MFS transporter → MSGARQAGDESVPAGEGNIVHVTMIAAAAAMGGFLFGYDSAVINGAVPAIQEYFGVGPATLGFTVAAALLGCVVGAAVAGALADRLGRIRTMQIAGVLFAISAVGSALPFNVWDLTAWRILGGVAIGLASVIAPTYIAEVSPAAYRGRLASLQQLAIVLGIAASQLVNYGIAQMADGTASGMLGPIQAWQWMLGVEVLPALVYLGLSVLIPESPRYLVRVGQTERARRILADVEGGGAERVDKRIGEIREALGSEVRPRLSDLTGRYGLLPIVWIGMAVSAFQQLVGINVIFYYSSSLWQSVGVEESASLLLSLFTSIVNIVGTFVAILLVDRVGRKPLLLVGSAGMTVALALAAYAFNHAVVRGEEVTLSFGWGAVALTAASLFVLFFALSWGVVVWVLLGEMFPLRIRAAAMGVATATQWLTNWLITVSFPSLRDWSLSGTYLMYAFFALVSFFFVLRFVKETRGKTLEEMRG, encoded by the coding sequence GTGAGCGGAGCCAGACAGGCCGGGGACGAGTCGGTTCCGGCGGGGGAGGGCAACATCGTCCACGTGACGATGATCGCCGCGGCCGCGGCGATGGGCGGTTTCCTGTTCGGCTACGACAGCGCGGTCATCAACGGAGCGGTACCCGCCATCCAGGAGTACTTCGGAGTGGGCCCCGCCACGCTGGGCTTCACGGTCGCCGCCGCGCTCCTGGGCTGCGTGGTGGGCGCCGCGGTCGCGGGGGCCCTGGCCGACCGCCTCGGCCGCATCCGCACCATGCAGATCGCCGGTGTGCTGTTCGCGATCAGCGCCGTCGGCTCGGCGCTGCCGTTCAACGTGTGGGACCTGACCGCCTGGCGGATCCTGGGCGGTGTCGCCATCGGCCTGGCCTCGGTGATCGCCCCGACCTACATCGCAGAGGTGTCGCCCGCGGCCTACCGCGGCCGCCTGGCGTCGTTGCAGCAGCTGGCCATCGTGCTGGGCATCGCCGCCTCGCAGCTGGTCAACTACGGCATCGCCCAGATGGCCGACGGCACCGCGAGCGGCATGCTGGGGCCGATCCAGGCCTGGCAGTGGATGCTGGGCGTCGAGGTCCTGCCCGCCCTGGTCTACCTGGGGCTGAGCGTGCTCATCCCCGAATCTCCCCGCTACCTGGTGCGCGTGGGGCAGACCGAACGCGCCCGCCGCATCCTGGCCGACGTCGAGGGCGGCGGAGCCGAGCGGGTGGACAAGCGCATCGGGGAGATCCGCGAGGCGCTGGGCTCGGAGGTCCGGCCCAGGCTGAGCGACCTGACCGGCCGCTACGGTCTGCTGCCCATCGTGTGGATCGGCATGGCCGTCTCGGCGTTCCAACAGCTGGTCGGGATCAACGTCATCTTCTACTACTCCAGTTCGCTGTGGCAGTCGGTGGGGGTGGAGGAGTCGGCCTCGCTGCTGCTGAGCCTGTTCACCTCCATCGTGAACATCGTGGGTACGTTCGTGGCGATCCTGCTGGTGGACCGGGTCGGCCGCAAGCCGCTGCTGCTGGTGGGCTCGGCCGGGATGACGGTGGCGCTGGCGCTGGCCGCCTACGCCTTCAACCACGCGGTGGTGCGGGGCGAGGAGGTGACGCTGTCGTTCGGCTGGGGCGCGGTGGCGCTGACCGCGGCCAGCCTGTTCGTGCTCTTCTTCGCGCTGTCGTGGGGCGTGGTCGTGTGGGTGCTGCTGGGGGAGATGTTCCCGCTGCGCATCCGTGCCGCGGCGATGGGCGTGGCCACCGCGACCCAGTGGCTCACCAACTGGCTCATCACCGTGAGCTTCCCGAGCCTGCGCGACTGGAGCCTGAGCGGCACGTACCTGATGTACGCGTTCTTCGCGCTGGTGTCGTTCTTCTTCGTGCTGAGGTTCGTGAAGGAGACCCGCGGCAAGACCCTGGAGGAGATGCGGGGCTGA
- a CDS encoding SHOCT domain-containing protein, with translation MTYVMAAVVMMIMVALGVFFVVTVASVAGAARADLARPGRRRTPAAPAPQAVDAAEEELRLRYARGQIDREEFLQRKIDLER, from the coding sequence ATGACCTACGTCATGGCCGCGGTCGTCATGATGATCATGGTGGCGCTGGGCGTCTTCTTCGTCGTCACGGTGGCGTCCGTGGCGGGCGCGGCCCGTGCCGACCTGGCCCGGCCGGGGCGTCGCCGGACCCCCGCCGCGCCCGCGCCGCAGGCCGTGGACGCGGCGGAGGAGGAGCTGCGGCTCAGATACGCGCGCGGCCAGATCGACCGGGAGGAGTTCCTCCAGCGCAAGATCGACCTGGAGCGCTGA